Within the Miscanthus floridulus cultivar M001 chromosome 2, ASM1932011v1, whole genome shotgun sequence genome, the region GCCCTTAGTTGCTGGCCATTTACTTGCGGTGCGCACGGATCCTCAAATCAGCAACTAACGTACGTTCTTGGAATCATTGACTACCTGCCGCTCCATAACCTGAGCCTCCTTTGTATCTGAAACAACTCCAGCTACTTTCAGCTACGTACACTGCACAGCAAGTGCGAGCCTGCAACCACGTACAGTACTGGAGCACGTCTGTTGCAGATTCGCGTTGACTGTGACCCCGCACGGCAGCGACGAAGCCAGGAATCGACAAAGCCAGGGctggcttcctcttcttcttcctccagcccctccttgccttcttcttcctcctcatggcgGTAGCCCGAGCTAAGCCCGGGCTCCATGTAAATCATGGCCGTAGGGGGGCTGGAGCACAGGTAGCCCCCTCGCTGGCTTCGTCGCTGCCGCACGGTAGGCAGCTGCTCCTGCTCGTGCTAGATCGCACCGAACCAAACTAGCTAGAACAGCCATGCACACGCTGACAAGCAGAATTGCAATTGCGGGGTGTGGTGTCTTTTGCTCGGCGcacctgcatgcatgcatgctggttGCCATCTCTGAACTGAAAGCGACGCGGCGACGGAAACGTTGCCAGGAAACGCTCGTCGACCCGAATGATATGATTGCCCATCCTTCAGATCCAAGAAAAGGCGCGCTCCCTGTGCTCAAATGGGCACAACCACCTGTGAACTCCGTGGCTATAAGACGTACTCGCCGGGCCATAAGACCGAACTGATCGAGTCGCATGCCAGCTAGTGTGCACAACAGCTACCACCTGCGCGATCGACTGCGAGCTCTAGCGCCCGCAGCAGCTAGGCAGCTCGCTctgggagagaggagagagatcaATGGCGCCCCGTGGCAGCATGGCTTGTAGTCTTCAGCTCGCCGTCCTCATGTCCGCCGCCATCGCGCTCGGGTTCGGCGTGCGGGCCGGCGCGGCGCAGCTGTGCAGCGAGTACTACGACCAGACGTGCCCCGACGTGCACCGGGTCGTGCGGCGGGTGCTGAAGAAGGCGCACGAGGCCGACGTCCGCATCTACGCCAGCCTCACCCGCCTCcacttccacgactgcttcgtgCACGTAAAAAAAGCAGCCGGTCCCGTGTTCCGCAGACGGCCGCGACGCCGCGCGCTTGCGCCGTGCGCACGTTCTGAGCCTGCGTCTGTGTTTGTTTATTTCTTCGTCAGGGCTGCGACGGGTCCATCTTGCTGGACAACAGCTCGAGCATCGTGTCGGAGAAGTTCGCGACGCCCAACAACAACTCGGCGCGCGGGTACCCCGTGGTCGACGCCGTCAAGGCGGCGCTGGAGCAGACCTGCCCAGGCGTCGTCTCCTGCGCTGACATACTTGCCATCGCCGCCAAGATCTCAGTCGAACTGGTGAGTTTTTTCTAGCCGGCCGGCAAATGTACTCTAACGATCGATCCACCGTTAATGAGTTGATGTAGACAAAACGATCGACATTGTTCAAGGCCCtgtctgttcgcttgtcttataatccgtacttttcagttcAGATGAAACGGTATTTcgatttgttttttcagcgaagcgaacggagccaaaCAAACTGTCGGACTGGCAATCTGGCATTGTACAAGCTCTGCCTGCCTTGCCGGGAAGCAATAGCTCTGGGCCTGGAGCAATAATTCGAAAGCCGTCGGTGcaaaatatttgaactagctaGCATGTACAGTGCTGTGTCAGACCTATTGCGGAACCTAAATCTAAAATATCTCTAACATAATATCTATAACCTCCGACAGAGTACCTATATCAAAGATTCATTTTAGGTGTCAGGAGAGGTATAacctaaatctgagtatcctctctcctcaaaactcatttgcagaaagtgTTGTCTTTTGAATCTTATTTTTAGAGAAGACTAAAAATAGGTGTTGAACCATTAGTCTGTAACACTATCGAAATGACAAATGAGTCTTATATTTCGGGTGGCTGTCGTCGGAGACGGTCTTAGAGAGCTCTATGAGAAGAAGTTGACAAAATTGCACGCCATTTAAATAAAAGCATGCACAAACAGATAACCCTAGTACAGTACGACGTGGATATTCACACGTCACATCACGTCGGCTGTCATTAGCAGGGCGTTTGAGCCCATAGGCACCAATCAGTTTCCTTTCCGTGCCACGCTTTAACCCAACACGGTCACATGGCGCGTGGTCCCGTCCCGTCCGTCTATGCACGCAGTCCGGCGGGCCACGGTGGCGCGTGCCTCTCGGCCGGCGCGACGGCACCACCGCCAACTTGCTGATAAGCCATAGTTACGTTGGCTAATTGATTGTGataaaaaatactatttattaacttgaaaaaatatggcttataatCAAACGACCGAACATCACCGCCGCCAACAACCTCCGGAGCCCCTTGGACAACCTCACCACGCTCCGGCAGAAGTTCGGCGCCGTCGGCCTCGACGACACCGACCTCGTCGCCCTCTCAGGTAAGGGGAGCACCGATGCCTCCGTGATTCTGCAGCTGCACGAACAGAGATGACCGTGGCGTCACCTCTCGGTGGATGCATGCAGGGGCCCACACGTTCGGGCGCGTGCAGTGCCAGTTCGTGACGGCGCGGCTGTACAACTTCAGCGGGACGAACCGGCCGGATCCGACGCTGGACAGGGGGTACCGGGCGTTCCTCGCCCTGCGGTGCCCCAGGGGTGGCAACGTGTCGGTGCTCAATGACCTCGACCCGACGACGCCGGACACCTTCGACAACAACTACTACACCAACATCGAGGCGCGCCGCGGGACGCTGCAGTCCCACCAGGAGCTGTTGTCGACGCCCGGCGCGCCCACGGCGCCGATCGTCGGCCGGCTCGCCGGCAGCCAGGAGTTCTTCAGGAGCTTCGCCAGGTCCATGATCAACATGGGGAACATCCAGGTGCTGACGGGGAGCCAGGGCGAGATGAGGAAGAGCTGCAGAGGCTAGCTTTGCTGAAAAAAAAAAGGTTAAAACACCGTTCTAACTGAGtatttatgaaagaaaaatattattttaattaaaaaacTGAAAAAGATAAATTATAAGATAAACAAACCGCACCAGAGTGGTCAATGGAAGCTAGACCCGTCGAAGTTGCAAGTAGTGCCCAAGTTAGTTACTGGTGAATTGAAAGCAGTTCAGCTGTATGTATGATGCTGCAAACACCGTTGGTTGACTGGTTTTGGCTAACTAAAACCAACGTGCGAACAAACTGAAAGTCAGAACGACTTGTACCTGTAATTCAGGATGGAGCGAGTACTTTTGTACCAACACAAAATTCCAAATTGATTTCCTGCAGAACCGCAGGCATAGGCATGAAAGTAGGGACGCGAACGGTGGAGCCGATCCGCGCGCCTGAAATTCGACAAGATCTCCCACCGCCTGAAAGTCGAGATCCAAGAACACGCGCACTCAACGAACCTGATTCAAACGGTTTCAAAAGCGCGACCCCACCGCCGCGATCCACGGCTCCCGTTTCCTCCCGCGCCACACCCAGTCACCCACACGCCATGGCCTCCCCACCGCGGGGGCagcccgccaccgccaccgccgccgcgccggcAGCCTTGGCCGCCACGTCCCCGCAGTTGCTCGCCGCATCCCACCCGCTCCCCCGCGCGTTCCTCGCCACCTCCTCCCCCCGTGCCACAGCGGCTGCACCGGCGCCCCCGCTCTTCACCGGCCGGCCGCTGAACCCTAACCCTCCGGGCCACGGCTCCTCCGTGCCCCACGGCATCCTCTACCCCGTCCTGAGATCCGCGTCCACGTCCAactccgcggccgcggccgctacCGCGCAGCTCCGCCGCGTTCCTCCGATGGCCGTCGGGTACCCCCGGACCCACGCCGTCGCCGTCCCCattgcgcagcagcagcagcccctgGTGCGCGAGCTGCCCCGGTCCTTCGCGGCCGTGCCTCGTGCGCTTGTGGCGGGCGTGGCGGCGCGGCCCGAGCAGCCTCCCCGAGGAGTTCCTATAGCTTCGCAGCCCAAGGTCAGTGAATTTTTGTTCGTCAGCTCTGAATGGAAGGTGAATTGGACTAAAGCTTCGGTCCTCCAATTAAACGTTTGCTTGTAGTTTTGGATTGCTATCGgtaaattttgattttttgagTCTGATGGAGCATTTGGAGGCTTGGGCCTGATGCTTTTGAGGTGTTCGATTAAATATCTGGCTATATTGTGGGATGTTACGATGTAATTAAAGTGATCTAATGGCAACGTGTGTGGTTATTCATTGTTCATTCAGTCCTTGTGAAATACTGGAGAGGATAAATCAGGGTAGCCTGTCGTCTTAGCATGTTACTCCCTCAATTTCAAAATGTCGGGGCATattaggattttttttaaaaaaagtcaaTATTGTGTTCATATTTTACATGCCTTCTAGTAGTTATATGTTGTAAGAGAAATTAATAGCCAAATCATACTTTGAAAGACTTTCTCAAGTTGAATATAAATATGTTTTGTTCTATTTCTGTTGGAACATCATAGGTTAATCCAATACCGCCTGTTGCTCCATCCAATGAGCAGAGCAACCCAAAAGACAGGTATGCAACAAAACAACAATCACATGTGTTTCTCATTTGGAATCAAAACTTGTAGCATAAAATGTTGCATTTGACTTCACGACAGGGAAAAGAGCAGAGAAGAACCTACAGTTGTGGTGATTAATGACCGCAAAGTAAGTACTTGTTCTTTGGGCGAATTGCATTAGTTTAACCTTTGTGTTATTGTCAGTAACTCAGTACATGGTCTAGTTAGACTGGGATGATTGTACTTTTTGGATAGTTTTAAATTTTTCGAGTGAATAATCCGCATAGAAATGGATCATAGGATCCGTGATGGCATTTGACTTTACATATTTTAATGCTCCCTTTGTTCCATATTGTAAGTCATTCTGGCTTTTCTGGATACTACTATGTATCCAGAAAAGCCCGAaggacttacaatttggaatggagggaggaTTTAGTAAAGAGGCGGAAAAGGTTATGACAATGTTATCTGTTATCTTCATTTCTCTTTTCCTGTTCGAGCAAGACAACCTGGTTCGGTTTCATATTCTTCAAACAATTGTGATCATATTGATACTTAAGTTATAAGTCAGGGCTATCATCTTATTTATGAAGGGATTGTTATGCTCCTAAATAAGGATCATTTTGCTAAGTTTATAGATAAATAACATGGGGTGCACAGAACGGTTAACATTTCTTATGGTTTTGTATTGGTTGCTCAAAGGTTAACCTGCTGGATAGTGAGTCAGGATCCTTGTATGCTCTCTGTCGATCGTGGGTTCGTAATGGTGTTCCACATGAAAGTCAGGTTAGCATACTTTTCTTCTTTCATATGAATGTAGCAGTTGGTCACTTGGTTGCTTGTTAAAACTATTCTGAATTAGCATTGTTCCTTTACTATGAAATTTCTCTAAATTAGCTGTCTAACATTCCTCAAGTGTTTTTATGGTGCCTTCTCTCATTATCTAAATCTTTTACTTTGATTAAAATTATGTGTTTTTCGTACAGTATTTGTATGATGTATGAGAAGTAATACGTTCCTGCTCAGATCCCTTTATCTTGGATATTTGATCAGTATATGTCAAAAATCTGAATCTTTGCTTAGGAGTCAATCTGCTTTCAGAAATTAAGTGTTGATATTTTTCCttgacaaatatttacttatgtaTTTATGTCTAGGATGATTTAAATTCTATGCTGTACTATAAAAAGTAAAAACATGATTTGAGTTATATGAAGGCAAACATATTCTGCAATGATCAGTGAAAGATGTGTGTCTTAAATTGTAAATTTGTGTTCATTGCTTTTGATTTTGTTTCATCTAGAGGCTACATGTGTTCGATTATTTTAGTTCGTGTAGTTTAACAAGCTCCATGCCTGTCTGAATTGCTAAGTGCAGTTTATCAGTTTACACAGAGTACCGTCTTTTTTTGTGTGTAGATGGATGCTGCCTtcccttttcttctttttctgacTCCACACTCCAGAAACCCAATCGCACTACTATTTCTTGTCTGGATGGATTGTGTTTTCATTTCCCATTTTCTTCTTGATGTTTGATTGCATCTGCTGTCCAAACTCCTTTGTTGCCATGTTATCCGTGCACATGATTCATGTTCTATTCACTAACTCAGCCAAGCTTTGGAAATGGTGAACCCCTTCTTCCAAGACCTTTGCCTGCTTCAGTTGTATATTCTAGAATATCAGAAAGGGACAATAATGATGCCTCAGGTGAAGATTCAGATGAAGAGCCACAGAAGGTATCTTCTATAAAATTTGCTTTGCAGTTTGGCTCACTAAGTTAATATCTTCTGATAAATGCACTATGATGCTCACAACTGGGATTATCTTCCTCACTCAGTTTTGGATTCTACTTGTTTGTTgtccttttttttttggttgcgTTGTCCATATTGTTAGTTTTGGGTTTTTGAAAGTTGAACATTAAACTTATACCATACCAATACCACTTTCTAAAATATAAAAGGCTGTAAGTTTGAAAAATCCACTGTTGATTGAACTATGTGGCAGGTCACTAGCAGACAGATAATGATGTTTTTTAGTTTTATATCTTTGGTTTTGACCATGAAGGAGTGGATTAAAGATGTAGCTAAATACATTTGACGCAATAGGCCACAGTTTTTTCATCTTTCTTAGACCTTCATGGGGCCATTTACAAAATTTTGGCATCTGGGCCTTCATAACTAGCATTATGATATAGACTTGCAAATGTCTTTTTTGCGACTAGACAAAGACAACTTCTGTAGGGTGGAGCCTTTTAGATTTTACACTTGTTTTTGTCTCCCCTTGGTACCCTTCCAGTTTTTGTGTTTGCAGAAGTATTTCCCGAGCTTGATGCTCCACATAGGTTACTCTTGTTTGCATCTTCTTCTGCTTAAGACATTATGTGTCCCATCTAAAAAGCAATACATTCTTTATTCCTGGGGAAGAGTTAAGTAACGGATTATTTGAAGCCAACATGTTGCAAAATTCGGTCTCATACTCATGTACCCTACCAAATTTACCAATGAACTGTTCGTTGGTTGTCTTAAGtgatgaaatagtttttttttctttggtaATGAAATTTTCAGAAAGAGTTGTTTCTTATTCTGCATCATCTACCACTAGTTTTTAGTCTGTTGAGCGCCTTTATTTTTCATCAGATCACAAGTGTTCCATTTAACATTACAATATTGGACCCCGGATAGTATTTACTCCTTCATCGTGCAGGATGCCAACGGTGAATACAATACAAGCGACTTATTGAAGCAGCATGTAAAGCGTGCCATAAGGATACGTGCTGGGTATGCATATTTTGTTATCGTTTTATTTCACCCCTTCTCTACAGGGCTAATCAATTATCAGAATAATTAATATTAGGCAGATACATGGCATTGCAATAGAAATTATTGGTCCATGCCTCTGTGTGGTTGTTATAAACTAGATTAGTGTACATGTTCTTATGTTCAAAGTTGATAGCTTATTGCCCCAGTACAACTGCTGTTTGTAAAGCGTAAACGAACAACATATCAAGATAGTGATCTCGATGGGACAACTAGTTCTCAACTTCTTATTCCTTTTTTTTTACAAATGGTTTTTTGACAGGTTGCAAAAGGATCGGAGTCGTCGGATTGAAAGATACAAGCAACGCCTTGCACTTCTTTTGTAGAATCGGCCTGTGACTGTATAAAGTTGAAACCATAGGTGTTTGTCTTGTAGGTTGTAACTTCCGTGTTGGAATTTGTTAAGATGTTTTATTGACTACCATTTTATGTCTAGGACCATCTGGATGTTTGATTGCCAACATTATCTAATAAAATGAAACTGAAACCATAGTTATCTTTGATGCTTTTCAAGTTTTCATGATACAGTTAGCTGAATCCGGCCCACGGGCATGCTGAGTATTCTGAGTTTCTAGCTTCTATTTTAGCGTGGTGAAGAGCTCTCTCATTTCTCGGTTACTCGCTTAAAACCAAGAATTTGTCGTCCCAATTGCGGCAAATTTTGAATCAACATGAGAGAAGTCTCCGTTGGGTTAGCAACGTTTCCCAGCGCCGGTCCCCTGTTACAAAAAGGTTCTTAAAAAAATTCAATGCAATTTATTTTGTGTCTGGCTATGAAACTTCTCAGGAACATGGCGCGAGAAGCCGGGAACTCCAAAGCTGGAGCTAACAATCGATTGACTAGATCAAGGAGCAACTACTTGGAAGCCAGAGAGGTCACAATGCGTTGGACTGAGGCTGAGCGCAAGAATTGAAATGCTCACCTACCTTTGCGACGGTCATTGCAAATGCAAATACCAAGTTACGGAGTACagaacaaagaaaaaacaaatcaCTAGGTTAGAGGATGACCTCGGCACTGCTTTCACAAATCACACACGACGAGAAGTCCAAATGCTCGAACGCCACTTTCTCAAACCTTGGGCCTTGGTGAAAAGAGGCTAGGCGTGGTGATTGATCTCTAGGAGTTGCAACTGCTGCGTGCTGATGTCACGCACCTCGTCGAGCACCCCTTctcagaggaagagatatgccTGGACAAGCGGAGAATAATCAAATCTTTGCTAAGCGGACAAAGCGTCCCCGACCGGACGGCTTCACAGCTGAGTTATCGTGGAGGCCTACCGGCCACCGTCTAAATATTAATCACTCTCCTCCGAAGCGCTTGCAACTGGTAGCGGGTCTAGGATGACCGGTTAAAAGTTCTTAATATTTCTGTCCTCCTTCtcgtttttctctattttttcttcttcctcttgttcaTTGTTGAATAAAAAATATTGGAAGGGCTAACTGTCCGCGCAAACCGGACGCGGGAGGGGGGAAGGGTGAGCACTCCCAACCTCTGCTAAAAACCAAAGAGACTAAGAGACTATAAACCAATTAGAGCATCACCAACACAGACCAACACCGGCTAGTGGTCTGAGCAAAAACTGCTGCCATGTAGGTCTTGAGTGACTTGAACAACTATTATTTGAACGCATACAGATATGAGGCGTTGCTTCACCCAAAAAATGTAACACAATAGCAGGGCTATGAGCCATCTTTTTTCCCCAGGCACTTTCTTATCTTTCCTCAAGGCTTTACTTTTTCTGACTTAGCTATAGTTGCTTTTGGAGGCTACTCTGACACATTGTCAAACCACTATCCACGCTCTCTCTTCACATGGTGTTCAAGCCTATATGGCTCTGCGAGGCTAACAACCACGTTGGTGTATTAGGGCTGGCCTAGTATACACAGCTTCACGAACCTATCTGCTAATGGTAAAGCTGCTCACAACAAGCTTGTGTTAGAGCTTGTAACGGATTTGTAGAGTTCCTTGTGTCAGCCTCAACAAATAGGCCTAGATACAACATTGGTGCATTATTTTTATTAACACACACCTGCTCTATCCACAGCAGATTCAAATTTGTGGAATAGGCATCACCTAATTATTTGGATCTACTATACTAATAATTAGCTACTCCCTATGTTTTAAATTATATGACATTTTAGCTTTTTTAGattcatagtttttgctatgtatttaaATATAcagtatgtctagatacatagcaaaagtaatgtatctagaaaagctaaaacatcttgtaatttggaatagagggagtaactAATAGCTACTAGCTTATTAATACCCCAAGAAGTTATTTGGATTCACCTACTGATATGTCGCTAATAAGTAGTTTCTTCAAGGAACAGGAGGGGCAAGACACCTACTAAATTATATTAAATGTAAAAGAAACAAATAATTACAAAGGGTGTGGGAGGTTAAAATAGTAGCCCTAAATCTACTGGTAGAACTAATAGCTAGAAGCCCCTTATCTAAGTTAGGCCTcatttgcttcgctgaaaaaacaaactgaaacactgttccagctgatttgttgtgagagaaaaacactcttCCAGCTGAAAAGACAAgcgaaaaagtacggattataagacaagcaaaCATGGCCTTAGTCTGTTAGCAAGTCTATTTGAACCCACTAGTGGTAATGGTAACGTGATCAAGTAGTAAGGTGATCCATGTGTAAGAGAAAGCGCCATTTGTTTGGTTTAGGAATCACTGCTGGGGTTGCTTGCGGGCGGAGAATAGACGACCAGGCAGGGTTCGGAAGTCGCGTGCTGTAATTAGATACAGGCAGGAGAGGAGTGACATCGCCGTTTTGAAGGTTTGTATCCAATACCACGTGAACTAATTTTGGTCCAGCTAAACTAAACAAGGAGTGACATCTCGTAGGGTGAACCAATAACTGGCAAAGAGATGGAACCAAACAACACCTAAGTACGGTGAGGCTAAACCTCCACAATCTCACGTCAATGCACAAATGTTACATGGCTTTATCAATCTTAGATTTACAACCCAATTACTACTTTGCAGTAAAGTTGAgcaacgggccggcccggcacggcccggcccgggCCCGGGCTAGGCACGGCCCGTAAGGGCACGGGCCTGATTGGCACGGCGTGCCGCCGGGCCGTGCCCCAATGGGACACCGTGTTTGCTTGCAGGCCCAGGCACGGTCCGTGGGCCGATTtacaggccgtgccagcccgttCAGCACGGGGCCCATTAAGACATCAGGCCAGCCCGTGGCCCGCTGTTTAAAAAACACCTttttcaaattcatttcaacAGATCTACAGTTCAGGACATGTATCAAATTCATTTtcacaattgacaagttcacaaatcacaaaaacaTTTCAGAATTCACATTTCATACTTGATATCATAGCTATAGCTCACAAGTCACAAGTTCACATAATCACATTTCATCAGTTCACAATAGAGCAAATGGAAGCCAAATATGTTTAAACTTGAGCTGTTCGTGCAATgccgcctcattaaaaacctttgtAGGTAAAACTCACACCTCGTGAGATAAAACCCTACAAAGGAAAAGAGTACGGCCAGCTCATTATTGAATGGTTCAATTgttcaaagttattacaaaccaagtgtcTCAAATGTCTTCTCTCACTCAGACTCAATGCCTCACTCTCACTAACTGCCTAAGTGGTTATTCCACTAGCACCAGAGTCATGATCTAGAAACTGATTCTTGAAGTAGTCTTCATACTCCTCATCCTCCACTGTATGCTGTCCCTTCTCTTCACCAAGCTCCCAGTCCTTCACGCAGATCAACATCTCCACAGTGTCTGGTCCCAATCGACGTCGGCGCTCCTCAATGATCCTGCCAGTAAGACTAAAGCAAGACTCCGAAGAAGTTGTTGAAACAGGGACAGACATAATATCTTTAGCCATTGTACAGAGAACTGGGAAGGTTAGTTTATGCTCATGCCACCAATTCAGGACATCAAAATCATCATCATAGGCCACAACATTGTCACTGTCAAGGTAAACAGTGAGCTCAGAGAGACCAGGAGGCACAGCAGATGATCCAGCAGTACTTGAAGGACCAGAAGAAACTGATCCTCCAAATATTTTGCCCCATGCCTGCTTCCTCTTACCTGTCAATCCAGATGGATGGGTGGTCCTAGCTggcctagctgcaccaaacttagATTCATACTTGTCATACAGTTTATGCAACTCAAATTTGACCTCAGCAAGATAATCAATGTAACTCATATTGTTACTCTGAGCAAGCAAGTCAAGCACATTCTgcaaacctctcatcttagcccTTGGGTCCAGAACAAAAGCAAATGCATATAACAGTGGCACATGTTTCCAGTATTTAAGAAATTTAGCCTTCATTGGAGCAACAACATTACATAGATTAGAATCATGTTCATAGTCATGCAGGTGGCTAGCAATCTCAAGTATGTGATGCAGTACCAAAGGACTAGTAGGGTAATAAACACCAGACAGAGCAACAGTTGAATCATAGAACAATTCAAGAAACTGCAACACCTTTTCAGCAATGTACCAGTGCTGTTCAACCAACAGAGGATAGCCAAACTGAagattaatgaacacagaaaatacAGTTCTATATGGCATTAAATGTTTAAGCATAAGATAGGTTgagttccatctaacatccatatccaaacaAAACTTACGAGGACGCATCCCCTTAGCTTGGCAGTATTCCTTGAATTGAGCAATGCGCTGATTAGATGAATTTAGGAAgttaattgcagttctaaaaaTCTCTATGCAAGGTTTAAGCCTTTTCAAACCAGATTTAACAATCAAGTTAATTATATGGCAAGCACATCGCTGATGCACAACATGATACACCTTTTTAGTATGATCAGAAGGATCAACATCATAGCCCAGGTAACCATCAAGCAAAGGGGTCAAAGCAAGCATAGCAGTTGTATTAGAAGATGCATTATCAAGACTAACAGAGAAAACTTTGTCAAGCAGGCCCCAATCTCTAAGCACACCAGAGATACATTCAGCAATGTTAATGCCATTATGACTCACTTCAATCAGTTTAAAACCAATAACAGATTTCTTAAGTTCCCAATCAGAAGTAATGTAGTGAGCAACAACAGCAATATAAtcttccttagcattaccagaccagatATCAGATGTCAAACAAACAGAAGACACACCAGGCATAACAGCAGCTTTAAGGTGCAACATTTTTTCATTGTATAGCTTAGACAGATCTCTAGCTGTGCTAAATCTAGTGACCCTCTTATATCT harbors:
- the LOC136540343 gene encoding uncharacterized protein encodes the protein MASPPRGQPATATAAAPAALAATSPQLLAASHPLPRAFLATSSPRATAAAPAPPLFTGRPLNPNPPGHGSSVPHGILYPVLRSASTSNSAAAAATAQLRRVPPMAVGYPRTHAVAVPIAQQQQPLVRELPRSFAAVPRALVAGVAARPEQPPRGVPIASQPKVNPIPPVAPSNEQSNPKDREKSREEPTVVVINDRKVNLLDSESGSLYALCRSWVRNGVPHESQPSFGNGEPLLPRPLPASVVYSRISERDNNDASGEDSDEEPQKDANGEYNTSDLLKQHVKRAIRIRAGLQKDRSRRIERYKQRLALLL
- the LOC136537350 gene encoding peroxidase A2-like, coding for MAPRGSMACSLQLAVLMSAAIALGFGVRAGAAQLCSEYYDQTCPDVHRVVRRVLKKAHEADVRIYASLTRLHFHDCFVHGCDGSILLDNSSSIVSEKFATPNNNSARGYPVVDAVKAALEQTCPGVVSCADILAIAAKISVELSGGPRWRVPLGRRDGTTANITAANNLRSPLDNLTTLRQKFGAVGLDDTDLVALSGAHTFGRVQCQFVTARLYNFSGTNRPDPTLDRGYRAFLALRCPRGGNVSVLNDLDPTTPDTFDNNYYTNIEARRGTLQSHQELLSTPGAPTAPIVGRLAGSQEFFRSFARSMINMGNIQVLTGSQGEMRKSCRG
- the LOC136540344 gene encoding zinc finger BED domain-containing protein RICESLEEPER 2-like, translating into MAGSGDDDGPTINDELRSLGQIPDDEDDMGDAAHLLFGRSAPPTNRDDGADGGAPAASAAAGASAAAPSDAASLASSTTGTGKRRSPVWADFEEVKEVVDGEQVVSAICKLCRHRLSGKSANGTGHLKRHLISCKKKVDRANAVQSRLALNPDGSYRNWEYKPDVARHELIRLIARLDLPLSIADNDAWDDYIQRAHNPRYKRVTRFSTARDLSKLYNEKMLHLKAAVMPGVSSVCLTSDIWSGNAKEDYIAVVAHYITSDWELKKSVIGFKLIEVSHNGINIAECISGVLRDWGLLDKVFSVSLDNASSNTTAMLALTPLLDGYLGYDVDPSDHTKKVYHVVHQRCACHIINLIVKSGLKRLKPCIEIFRTAINFLNSSNQRIAQFKEYCQAKGMRPRKFCLDMDVRWNSTYLMLKHLMPYRTVFSVFINLQFGYPLLVEQHWYIAEKVLQFLELFYDSTVALSGVYYPTSPLVLHHILEIASHLHDYEHDSNLCNVVAPMKAKFLKYWKHVPLLYAFAFVLDPRAKMRGLQNVLDLLAQSNNMSYIDYLAEVKFELHKLYDKYESKFGAARPARTTHPSGLTGKRKQAWGKIFGGSVSSGPSSTAGSSAVPPGLSELTVYLDSDNVVAYDDDFDVLNWWHEHKLTFPVLCTMAKDIMSVPVSTTSSESCFSLTGRIIEERRRRLGPDTVEMLICVKDWELGEEKGQHTVEDEEYEDYFKNQFLDHDSGASGITT